TCTCACCCTCGCGCAGCCGGGCGCACTCAATGAGGGCGTACCAGGCGGTGAGGAAGGCGACGGGCAGGGTCGCGGCGGCCTCGAGCGGCATGGCGGCTGGCACGGGCAGGGCGGCATGGGCGGGAATGGTGGTGTGGCTCGCCAGCGCGGCGGGGGCGAAGGCCATCACCGCATCGCCCGGCCGGTGTGAAGTTACCCCTGGGCCGACGCGCAGCACGCGGCCGGCGCATTCGAATCCGAGGCTGGCGCCGGCAAAGCCGTTTTCCAGCATCTCGTCGCCGATGAGCCCTTGCGCGAACATCACATCGCGGAAGTTCAGCGCGCCGGCGGCGACCTCGATCTCGACCTCGCCGGGGCCGGGGGCGCGGCGCTCCTGCGCCCGCCAGTCCAGCCGGTCGAGCGAGCCCGGCCGTTCCATGGTGAGACGCAGCGCGGGGGCGGCAAGCGCACCCTCGCGCGGCGCGGGGGCGAGGCGCACCGCCTGCAAGCCCTTGTCATCCAGCACCAATTCGCGCTCGTGCGGGAGCTCGACCATGGCGCGGGCGAGTTCGGCGGCGACGTGTGAATCGATCACCCGGCGGTTCAGCGCGACCAGCTTGATGTCGAGATCGGGGTATTCATTGATGGCGGCACGGCCGAACGCCCACAGCGCGCTGGCGCGCGGATGGGGGCCGAGCGGGTCGCCGTCGATCAGCAGGCGCAGAGCCGGGGGCGTGGTGCTGGCGCGCAGGGATTCCATGAGCGCGCCAGCCTTGGCGAGGGCCTTGGCGAGCGAGGCGGCGCTGTCATCGGCTAGTGGGCGGTATATAAACACCTGCGCGCCCGGCGCGATCGGGTCGCCCTCCAGCTCATGGCCACGCGGCGAGACGAGGCAGCTGCCGGCATCGGTGGCGAGCAGGGCCAGCACCGCCCCGGCGAGGCCGTCGCCCTTGGCCGGATCGGTCGGCTTTTTGCTTTTGATCTCAACGACATCGCAGGCGCCGCGCGGATGGATGAGGCGATGGAAGCGCTGTCCGGTGGGAGCGGTCAGGTTCATCAGCCGGGCAAAGCCGGCGGCGGCGATGCTGAGCGACACCAGCACTCCGCCGGGGCGCAGCGTTTCCGCCAGCCTCGCGGCGGCCTCGCCTTGCGGGTCGAGCGGGTGGCGCGGATCGACGTGCAGAACCAGATCCGCCTCGCCAAGCGGTTGATCCAACAGGACAATATTTGCCGTCGCACGCACCCGGTCGGCGAGCCGCGGGCGGGCGGCGGCATCGGAGGGGATGATGGTCAGCCGGATCCGGCCGGCCTCGGCCAGCGGGCGCAGCGCCTCCAGCACGGTGCCGTGGCGCTCCACCAGAACGACCTTTGGTGCAATATTACCGGCGACCGCTTCGGTCAGCGCCAGCGCCTGCGCGGCCACGGCGCGGGCGGCCGGAGAGGCGGATTCCCAGTGGTCAGTCAGGCCAGTGAGGTGGACGATCGGTGCAGTCAGGCCGATCAGACCGGGCAATTCCGCCGCCAGACGCGCGCCGATGGCGAGCTCCGCCGCGCGGTCCGGCGCGACGCTGGCGATCTCGTGCAGCAGCGGCTCGGGGGCGGGCAGGTCGCTGGTCGCCGACACCCGCCAGCCGGTCTCCGTGCTGTGCCGGGCGAGGCCGCCCTCGGCCAGCAGGGCGAGCAGGGTGAGCAGCACCGGCTTGCGCTCGGCGGGCAGGCGGCCCTCGACGATCAGCGCGTCGATGTCGAGGCGCGCGCCGGCCCGTGCCTCCTCCCCCGCCACCGCCAGGACGGCACGGTGGGCGATGGCGTAGGCGAGGGCGTCGGTCAGCAGCGTGTCGTCGTCCTGCTCCGGCGCGCCGGCGCTCTCCAGAAAGGCCGAGACGCGCGCGCCGGCCTCGCTAAAGGCGGGGCCGACCGGCACGAGGCTCTGGCGGAAATCGCTCTCGAGGCTCGGGGCGCTGGAAAGGGCGAGCGCCCGCAACCGCACCGCTTCCATAAGCGCGACCGGGGTGCCCTGCGCGTCGAACAGGGTGATGTCGAGTTCGAGCGAGCGCGGGCTGGCGCGGTTCACCGTCAGCTCGGCGCGGACGGGTGTCACGCCAGCGGCGAGGACCCGCAGCGCGTTGATGCGCACCGGCACGAAGGCCGTGCCGGGCGCAGCGGCCTCGTCCATGGCGAGCACCAGCCCGTGCAGGGCGGCATCGGCCCGCATGGGCGACAGAACAAAGTCGCCGTCCGCCGAACAAGTGTTCGCATCGGGCGTGGCGAGATCCAGGGTGATGCGCGCCCCGCTGCGGGCGGCGCGGGTCACCAGCCGGAAGGCCGGGCCGTAAGCGAGGCCGAGCCGCGCGGCGCTCTCATAGAGCGCGGCGGCGTCGAGCTCGGTTTCCGCAATGCCGGCGGCTGTGACGGCAGCGGGGGCTGCGTCCTCATCGGACAGCACCCGGCCCTGGGCATTGAGGCTCCATTCCTCGGCGCCGCGGGCGCGCGAGGTGATGGCGACCGCGCCTTCGGCATCGAGCGCGACGCGGGTCTCGACACTCTCGCCGGCGTTGAGGCGCAGCGCGGCGAGGATGTCGAAATCCTCCAGCCGCAGGCGATCCGTGCCGAGGGTCGCGCGGCCGGCGGCGAGCGCCATCTCGGCGAGGCCGGTCGCAGGCACGATGACGCTGTCGCCCACCTTGTGGTCGGCGAGGAAGGGGCGGGATTCGACATCCAGCATGCCGCGCCATTCCCGCCCGTTCTGCATCAGCCGCACGCCGAGCAGGGGGTGGTCCGGCGCGCCGCCGCCGATCAGGTCCACCGCCTCGCGGGTGCGCGGCGGCAGGATCGGCTGGCGGTTCCACGGGGTGATCGGCAGGGGAAGGCGACCGGGCAGAGCGGGGGCGCCGAACAGGCGCTCCTCATCCACCCGCGCGCCATTGACGAGGGCGGCGAGCAGAGCGCGCTCGATCGGGTCGTCCTCCGGCCGGTCCTTGTCCTGCAGCGAGGCGAGTACCACGCCGGCCCGGTTCGCGTCGGCGAGGATCTCGCGCACGAAACCGGTCAGCACGGGCTTCGGCCCGATCTCCAGGAAGATGCCGATGCTGCGGTCATCCGCGAGATGGCGCAGCGCCGTGTCGAACAGCACGGGCTGGCGGATATTGTCCCACCAGTAGCGCGCGCCGAGGCTGGCATCGGTGATGGCGGCGCCGGTCAGGCTGGAGGTGAAGGGAATGGCGGGCGCGCGCGGCTCCAGCAGCGACAGCGCCTGAAGGATCGGCCCTTCCAGCGGCGCCATGGCCGGGGAGTGGAAAGGGTAGTCGATGCCGAGCCGCTTGCCGACCACGCCCTGCCGGCGCGCGAGGCGCAGCACGGCGTCAACCGCCGGGGTCGGGCCGGAAAGCGTCACGCCCTTGGGGGCATTCCGTGCGCCGATCACCACCTCGGGCTGCGCGGCGGCGGCGATGAGTTCCTCCGCGCGGGCCGGGCTCGCCATCAGGAAGGCCATGGTGCCGGCGCCGCGCGTCTCGCCCTGCAGGCGGCTGCGCCAATAGATCAGCTGGGTCGCGTCGAACAGGTTGAGCGCGCCGGCGATATGCGCGGCCGCGATCTCGCCGACGCTGTGGCCGACCACCGCTGCCGGCCGGCAACCGGCTTCCATGAGGGCGCGGGCGACGGCGACTTCCAGCGCGAAGATCAGTGGCTGGGCGATTTCGGTGGCGGCGAGCGCGGTCTCGTCCGGCGGCTGGCGGAAAGCCTGCGCCAGCGACCAGCCGGCCGTGGGGGCGAAGATGTCGTCGATCTCGTCGATCACCGCGCGAAACGGCGCGCTGGCGAGCCAGGCGGCGTGGCCCATGCCGGGATATTGCCCGCCATTGCCGGTGAAGACGAAGGCCACCTCGCTGCCCGCCGTGCCGACGACGCCGCGTTGCAGCGCCACCTCCGCCCCGCCGCGCGCGAGACGGCGCAGCTTGGCGGGGGCGTCCGGGTCTTCGATGGAGACGGCGAGGCGATGGGGCAGGCGGGCGCGGCCATGCGCGGCGGCATGGGCGACGCGGGCGCGCTCCATCTCGCTGTCGAGCCGGTCGGCATAGCTCTCGGCGAGCCGGGTCAGCGCCTCCGGGCTCTGCGCCGAGATCATCAGCACGCGGGCGGCGGGATCGGCCGGCGGGGCGGGCAGCTCATGCGCCTCCGGCAGGCGGATCACCGCATGGGCATTGGTGCCGCCAAAGCCGAAGGACGAGATGCCGGCGAGCCGCGCGTCGTCCGCCAGCGCCACCGGATCGGCTGCGGGAGCGAGGTTGAGCGCGGCGAAGTCGATGTTAGCGTTCAGCGTATCGAGATGCAGCGAGGCGGGAAGCTGGCGCTTCTCCAGCGCACTGAGCGCCTTCAGCAGGCCGGCAAGGCCCGAGGCGGGTTCGAGATGGCCGATATTGGACTTCACCGAGCCGATGGGCAGCGGCGCGCTGCGCCGGCGCCCGAGTGCCTCGCCGACCGCGCTCGCCTCGGCGGGATCGCCGACCAGCGTGCCGGTGCCGTGCGCCTCGACAAAGGCGAGGCGGTTCGGGTCGATGGCGCGGGCGGTGTAGAGCTCCTCGAGCAGGCGCTGCTGGGCGCGGCTCTCCGGCATGGCGATGCCGAGGGTGCGCCCGTCCGAATTGGTGCCGGTGGCGAGCACCACCGCGCGCGGCGTCAACCCGGCACCGGTCGCGCCCTTCAGTCGGGTGAGGATGGTGACGACGCCGCCCTCGGCGCGGACATAGCCATCCGCCGCGCCGGAAAAGGGGCGGCAGCGGCCGGTCGGCGAGAGCATGCCGGCGCGCGAGAAGCCGATGAAGTTGAACGGGCTGGTGAGCACATTCACGCCCGCCACCACGGCGGTCTCGATCTCGCCGCTCTCGATCGCCTTCACCGCGCGGTCGAAGGCGACCAGCGAGGAGGAGCAGGCGGTGTCGATGGCCAGACTCGGGCCGGTGAAGCCGAAGACGTGGGAGATGCGGTTGGCGATGATGGAGAGCGCGTTGCCGGTGACGAAATGCGCGTCCGCCGCGCCGATATCGGCCGCGAAATGCAGCGAGTGGTCGAGCGAGGAGACGCCGACGAACACGCCGACCGGCGCGCCCGCGAGCTGGGACAGCGGAAGATTCGCGTCCTCGAACGCCTCGCGCACCAGCTCCAGCAGCAGGCGCTGCTGCGGGTCGATCTGCTCGACCTCACGCGGGGAGAGACCGAAGGCGCCGGCATCGAAGCCGAAAATGTCGTCCAGCACGCCGGCGGCGAAGGTGTAGGCCCGGCCCGGCACGCCGCGGCCGGGATGCAGGAAACGCTCATGCGACCAGCGATCGGTCGGAATCTGCGTGACCACGCAGTCGCCCCGCGTCAGCAGCGACCAGAACTCCGCCTCGTCCCGCGCGCCCGGCAGCCGGCAGGCGCAGCCGATGATGGCCGCGTCATGCAGGGGATGGGACAGCAGCGAGGCTGGGGCGGCATTCGCGCCGGGGGCGGCATGGGTCAAACGGCACCTCGTAAGGCTCTGCCGGTGATGCGCGACCGGCGGCACGGCGGGCGAACCCGCGCGGAAGGCGGCAGGGCGGGCGGCCCTAGCCTTCCACCTCGGCCGGTGCGGGGGATGTCGGCGCGACCTGAGCCGCGCGGCTGGCGGCGATCCGCTCGTCGATGCGGCGGGAGATGGCGGCTGACCAGTTCGCGAAGTCGTACTTCTGCGACACGCGGGCGAGGCCGGCCTCGGCCCGCGCCGCCCGCAGCTCGGCATGTTCGGCGGCCTCGAACAGGGCGCGCGCGGCGGCGTCCACATCCGGGAGGCCCCACTGGCCGATATAGCCGCGGCTCGCCAGCGATTCCGGCGGCGTCGGCGTCTGCTGCACCGGCACGAGGAAGGCGTTGCTCTCGTCGCAGAAATCCTGCGAGCCGGAATAGTCGGAGACCACCACCGTCTTGCCCGCCAGCATGGCGTCGGCGATCACATAGCCGAAGCCTTCCGAGCGGTGCAGCGACACCATGGCGTCGGAGGTCCACAACAGGGTCCAGTATTCCTCCGGCGTCAGATTGCCTTCCAGCACCACGATGCGGTCATCGCCGGAGATGCGCTCCTCGATCTCCTCCCAGTAGGAGTCGATGTTGCTCCAATGGCCGGGATTGACCTCGCGGATCTTGATGATGAGCCGCACATTGTGGTCGCTGTGCTCGAACGCCTTCTGGAAAGCCTTGACCACATCGAGCGGGTTCTTGCGCACGATGGAGGAGCCGAACTCCGCCGCTGTCAGGAAGATGAACTCGTCGGGCGAGCGGCGGAACCGGTCGAGGAAGGGCACATAGGCGAGCGGCCGGTGCATGCCCTTGTCGACCACCGAGACCGGCACCGAGGTGATCTTGCGGTAGGCGTCGGCGACGTAGGTGGTCGGCGCCCAGATTTCGTCGACGGCCACGGCGCCCAGCGCGTGGCTCGCCGGCGGGCGGTCGCTCTCCCAGAGATAGAAGCCGATGACGTGCGCGTCCTCGCAGATGCCGGCGAAGCGGGCCAGCATTTCCGGCGCGCGGTCGGCATTCACGCAGAGCAGCACGACGCGGGCGCGCACGCCGATGGACGGATCATAGGCGGCATCGGGGTTCACGCAGGCGCCGTCATCGGCGTTGAACACCAGCGGCGAAAAGGCACTGAGCGCCTCGGCGAACATGGAGAGGTTGCGCCCGACGCCGGTGTCGTTGGCATGACCGATGATGACGAGATCGCGGATCGGCAACGCGTCGTCGGCGGAATCCGCGTCGACCGGCCCCGTGGCCGAGAGCACGGCGAGCTGCGGCGCGCGCTCATACACCTCGGCGCGCAGACGCTCGCGCCAATAGGCCGGCCCGCGCTCGGCGATGGCGACCTCGGGGATCAGCGCGCCGCTGAGCAGGGCGATGAGGGCAAGGTCGAAACGGGTGAAATCGCCCGTGCCGCCAGCGCCCCAATGGGCGCGCCAGACATGCGGGCTGAAGGCGAGGCGGTCGGGCTGGGTGATGTCCAGCGCCACCTCGCGGAACGAGATGAAGCGAACGAACTGCTCGTCGCGCATCCGCCCGCCAAGGCCCTGATCTTCCAGCAGGAACAGCCAGTACCAGCTCCAGGGCAGCTCGCGGTTGCGGTACATGTCGGCCGGCGTGGCGAGCGAGCGGCGTAGGCCGTCCGAGACGAGGCTGGCATTGTTCTTGTCGCCGATGAACGGCGCTGTGGCGAATTTGTACTGCACCAGCCGCAGGCCATCCTCGGTGAAGATGTCGATATGCGGGTAGTGCCGGCGCCAGAAGGCGAACAGCATGAGGGTGACCTCATGCTTCATCACCCGGCGGTTCATCACCGGCTCGCTGAGCAGGGTGCGGATCTCGTCGGTGAGGCAGAACACCTGCCGCTTGAAGTGGTCCTCGAAGACCTCCGACACGATCCAGTTGGCGACCGACTGGCCGCCCGAGAGCTTGGACTGCTGGCCGAGGCGATTGGCCATGTAGCGGGTGTAGACCGAGGCCCGCCAGCGCGCCGGGGGCTCCTCCGAGGTTTCCAGCCGCCGCGCGATCTTGGGAATGTCGTGCCAGATGCGGTGGCGCAGCCGCGCCTCGCGGGCAACGCCGCCAATATGGGTGATGAAGGCCGAGAGTTCCTCGCGCTGGGCCGGCTCGGGCCACATCTCCGTGCCGGCGAACAGGCCGCCATAGGCGCTGGCCTCGTTCACCGTGAGGATCATCTGCCGGTGGCCGGCGAGACGGTAGCCGGTGGCGTGGATCGGCAGATGCGCCTCCGGGGCGGTAATCCGCTCGAACACCACGACGCCGTCGATGATGAGCCGCAGCGCTACCGGCTTCTTCAGGTCACCGCGGTCGAAGCCCCAGATCACGCACTGGCCGGCCTCGACGAAAACGCCGCCCGCCACCGGCATCTCGGCTGGAATTGCCAAGTAATTGTGCCGTGACGTGATCAGATCCAAGGCATTGGATAGTTGTTTCTCATGATCGATGTCGTCACCTAGCGCCTGCCGTTCCTGCAGAATCTCGGCAAGGGAGGCGAGGCTCCCCGATTCGACATCCCGTCCGGCCTGACGTCCGATGGTCTCGAAATTCATGAGCCGCCCCACTCCACTGACCGACGGAACGAGGTGTCATCGCCACCCTGATCCGTCACAAATCCTGTCGATACGCGTGAGGTGTGCATTGCAGCATCAAAACCAAACGCGTGTCTAGATACTAACTTATGTAATCGGCGCCAAATTTGGGCCAACGAAGGTATTATGGGACCTCATTTCATAAGTAATGCGATTTATCCGACGCGTTGCGTTGAAAATGGAGGTAAAACATTTGAGCCCGGCTTCGCTCGCTGTGTGGTTGTGTACTGTCGATTATTCACCCAAATGCGGCGATAACGTGAACGTGAACAAGCGCAGTTTCTGCCATTACGGTACCACAACTAGAGAGACGTATGGCGATCCGGAATGCGTCTCGCACCGTGTGCCGGGTGCCGCAGCGCGAGGGGCATGAGGGGGAACGGTTGGGAGGCCGCTGGAGAGGGGTGGTCGGCCGATGGTCTTCCCGCCTCCTGGCGCCACGCCGCCCGCATGCGGAGCGGTCTACAACGTGGTGGCGGGCAAAAGGTTCAATACAACCGCGAATATTTTACTGAGGTGGACAGGCTGTCCGAACATGGTAATTCTATTGCCCAAGCGGGGACTGTCCGTCGCAATTTGACGGCGAATATGTTCGATATTCTTGATTTCGAGAGGTAATATGGCGCCGACGCTGGACGCAATCGTTCGGGCTCAGGGCGAGGTACCCCTTGGTTGGGCGGGGTCGACCACCCTCATGGACTATCTCAACTTCGAGGACGCGCTGAGCCCGATCATGACGGCTCTCGTTGGTGGCGTTCCGGTGCGCCGGGTGCCCGCGCGCTCGCAATCGGTGCGCATGGCCGCGATCGGTGCCATCGGCCACACCTTCGAGGGCGGGCAGGTGCATGTGTGGGGCACGGGCTGCTCGCCCTGGAAGAACCCGTCCGCCTCGCCCGACCGGCGCGTCGCTTTCGAGGCTCCCGCGCATGGCGCGATGGTGCTGCACGCC
Above is a window of Ancylobacter sp. WKF20 DNA encoding:
- a CDS encoding type I polyketide synthase: MTHAAPGANAAPASLLSHPLHDAAIIGCACRLPGARDEAEFWSLLTRGDCVVTQIPTDRWSHERFLHPGRGVPGRAYTFAAGVLDDIFGFDAGAFGLSPREVEQIDPQQRLLLELVREAFEDANLPLSQLAGAPVGVFVGVSSLDHSLHFAADIGAADAHFVTGNALSIIANRISHVFGFTGPSLAIDTACSSSLVAFDRAVKAIESGEIETAVVAGVNVLTSPFNFIGFSRAGMLSPTGRCRPFSGAADGYVRAEGGVVTILTRLKGATGAGLTPRAVVLATGTNSDGRTLGIAMPESRAQQRLLEELYTARAIDPNRLAFVEAHGTGTLVGDPAEASAVGEALGRRRSAPLPIGSVKSNIGHLEPASGLAGLLKALSALEKRQLPASLHLDTLNANIDFAALNLAPAADPVALADDARLAGISSFGFGGTNAHAVIRLPEAHELPAPPADPAARVLMISAQSPEALTRLAESYADRLDSEMERARVAHAAAHGRARLPHRLAVSIEDPDAPAKLRRLARGGAEVALQRGVVGTAGSEVAFVFTGNGGQYPGMGHAAWLASAPFRAVIDEIDDIFAPTAGWSLAQAFRQPPDETALAATEIAQPLIFALEVAVARALMEAGCRPAAVVGHSVGEIAAAHIAGALNLFDATQLIYWRSRLQGETRGAGTMAFLMASPARAEELIAAAAQPEVVIGARNAPKGVTLSGPTPAVDAVLRLARRQGVVGKRLGIDYPFHSPAMAPLEGPILQALSLLEPRAPAIPFTSSLTGAAITDASLGARYWWDNIRQPVLFDTALRHLADDRSIGIFLEIGPKPVLTGFVREILADANRAGVVLASLQDKDRPEDDPIERALLAALVNGARVDEERLFGAPALPGRLPLPITPWNRQPILPPRTREAVDLIGGGAPDHPLLGVRLMQNGREWRGMLDVESRPFLADHKVGDSVIVPATGLAEMALAAGRATLGTDRLRLEDFDILAALRLNAGESVETRVALDAEGAVAITSRARGAEEWSLNAQGRVLSDEDAAPAAVTAAGIAETELDAAALYESAARLGLAYGPAFRLVTRAARSGARITLDLATPDANTCSADGDFVLSPMRADAALHGLVLAMDEAAAPGTAFVPVRINALRVLAAGVTPVRAELTVNRASPRSLELDITLFDAQGTPVALMEAVRLRALALSSAPSLESDFRQSLVPVGPAFSEAGARVSAFLESAGAPEQDDDTLLTDALAYAIAHRAVLAVAGEEARAGARLDIDALIVEGRLPAERKPVLLTLLALLAEGGLARHSTETGWRVSATSDLPAPEPLLHEIASVAPDRAAELAIGARLAAELPGLIGLTAPIVHLTGLTDHWESASPAARAVAAQALALTEAVAGNIAPKVVLVERHGTVLEALRPLAEAGRIRLTIIPSDAAARPRLADRVRATANIVLLDQPLGEADLVLHVDPRHPLDPQGEAAARLAETLRPGGVLVSLSIAAAGFARLMNLTAPTGQRFHRLIHPRGACDVVEIKSKKPTDPAKGDGLAGAVLALLATDAGSCLVSPRGHELEGDPIAPGAQVFIYRPLADDSAASLAKALAKAGALMESLRASTTPPALRLLIDGDPLGPHPRASALWAFGRAAINEYPDLDIKLVALNRRVIDSHVAAELARAMVELPHERELVLDDKGLQAVRLAPAPREGALAAPALRLTMERPGSLDRLDWRAQERRAPGPGEVEIEVAAGALNFRDVMFAQGLIGDEMLENGFAGASLGFECAGRVLRVGPGVTSHRPGDAVMAFAPAALASHTTIPAHAALPVPAAMPLEAAATLPVAFLTAWYALIECARLREGETVLIHGAAGGVGMAAMQIAKARGARIIATAGSPEKRALARLYGADAVYDSRHTAFAEAIRAAGGCEVALNSLSGRAMELTLRTLKPFGRFVELGKRDFIANTGLGLRPFARNLSYFGVDADQLIAARPALVQGMLAELSALFVSGVLTPLPYRVFAADDARAALRLMQGAGHVGKILIRPPVTPPARAETAPFAAASEGVHIVVGGTGGFGRETARWLASKGARHIVVASRNGVMTPPLQIDGADITAERLDARDAHACHDFLARMTARHGRIAGVIHTAMVLDDALIRDLDRGRFEAVLAPKIDGARHLDAATAGLDLDYFVLFSSATTLVGNPGQAAYVAANGYLEALARRRRAAGLPALAMLWGAISDVGVLARDGATSEKLSRRLGLGLLTASDALDELGRALGDPDQPATRVHAPIDWRAARELGVMRGASFAALQPAAEDTIEGAEGGDLAGLIRDLSDAEARATILRLLGAEVARILRLPADAIEMARPLGDIGMDSLMALELDMEMQRRHKVALPMLGLGAGASLQDVGDKLLRKLRPSMEGAAGGPILAAGLHLSGETAELADRHLRVEPAVVEALQARVAAEMRRDGSLLR
- a CDS encoding glycosyltransferase, encoding MNFETIGRQAGRDVESGSLASLAEILQERQALGDDIDHEKQLSNALDLITSRHNYLAIPAEMPVAGGVFVEAGQCVIWGFDRGDLKKPVALRLIIDGVVVFERITAPEAHLPIHATGYRLAGHRQMILTVNEASAYGGLFAGTEMWPEPAQREELSAFITHIGGVAREARLRHRIWHDIPKIARRLETSEEPPARWRASVYTRYMANRLGQQSKLSGGQSVANWIVSEVFEDHFKRQVFCLTDEIRTLLSEPVMNRRVMKHEVTLMLFAFWRRHYPHIDIFTEDGLRLVQYKFATAPFIGDKNNASLVSDGLRRSLATPADMYRNRELPWSWYWLFLLEDQGLGGRMRDEQFVRFISFREVALDITQPDRLAFSPHVWRAHWGAGGTGDFTRFDLALIALLSGALIPEVAIAERGPAYWRERLRAEVYERAPQLAVLSATGPVDADSADDALPIRDLVIIGHANDTGVGRNLSMFAEALSAFSPLVFNADDGACVNPDAAYDPSIGVRARVVLLCVNADRAPEMLARFAGICEDAHVIGFYLWESDRPPASHALGAVAVDEIWAPTTYVADAYRKITSVPVSVVDKGMHRPLAYVPFLDRFRRSPDEFIFLTAAEFGSSIVRKNPLDVVKAFQKAFEHSDHNVRLIIKIREVNPGHWSNIDSYWEEIEERISGDDRIVVLEGNLTPEEYWTLLWTSDAMVSLHRSEGFGYVIADAMLAGKTVVVSDYSGSQDFCDESNAFLVPVQQTPTPPESLASRGYIGQWGLPDVDAAARALFEAAEHAELRAARAEAGLARVSQKYDFANWSAAISRRIDERIAASRAAQVAPTSPAPAEVEG